Proteins found in one Acinetobacter sp. XH1741 genomic segment:
- a CDS encoding glycosyltransferase family A protein — protein MKSSPTFSIVIPTFNRPYELIRSLNSVEKQTFKDYEVIVVDDGSTEKIDHEQLKGFNFKINYIQNHENLGAATARNIGIKAALGKYISFLEDDDEYCETFLEDSLNVLSENPNISITWCSVQYINNSCYVDPPEKTEVFKKKIDIFKKLLSIGIGHGVTIRSSHINKQQNFFDEKIKVVEDTDFFIRLLSKGFTPYFISGKAKVKVHNHDKIRMTSPEFNNLRVKESKILLKKYEGFFTEFPALKQQLENHIAYLEGN, from the coding sequence ATGAAAAGTAGTCCAACTTTTTCAATAGTTATTCCAACATTTAATAGACCTTACGAATTAATTAGAAGCCTTAATAGTGTTGAAAAACAAACTTTCAAAGATTATGAAGTAATAGTAGTAGACGATGGTTCTACAGAAAAAATTGATCACGAACAATTAAAGGGATTCAATTTTAAGATCAATTATATTCAGAATCATGAAAACCTTGGAGCTGCTACAGCCAGAAATATAGGTATTAAAGCAGCTTTAGGCAAGTATATAAGTTTTTTAGAGGATGATGATGAGTATTGTGAAACTTTTCTAGAAGACTCATTAAATGTATTAAGTGAAAATCCTAATATTTCAATAACTTGGTGCTCAGTCCAATACATTAATAATAGTTGCTATGTTGATCCCCCAGAAAAAACTGAAGTTTTCAAAAAGAAAATTGATATATTTAAAAAACTACTTAGTATAGGTATAGGTCATGGTGTTACTATAAGATCTTCACATATTAATAAACAACAAAATTTTTTTGATGAAAAAATTAAAGTAGTAGAAGATACAGATTTTTTTATTAGACTTTTATCCAAAGGTTTCACTCCCTACTTTATATCTGGTAAGGCTAAAGTTAAAGTACATAATCATGATAAAATAAGAATGACTTCTCCAGAATTTAATAATTTAAGAGTAAAAGAATCAAAAATTTTATTAAAAAAATATGAAGGATTTTTTACCGAATTCCCTGCATTGAAGCAACAATTAGAAAACCACATAGCCTATTTAGAAGGAAACTAA